In one Dehalogenimonas formicexedens genomic region, the following are encoded:
- the dprA gene encoding DNA-processing protein DprA, with product MSELSLTACHVGFSLIPGIGRVRLSLLENHFGDLATAWRAEVPELAMSGIDSGTLKAIAYWRPRIDPERELEKAANSGVQVLTVADKGYPSRLKEIYDYPPVLYVKGGILPEDELSVAVVGTRKPTVYGRQVTEELVTELTRNRITIASGLARGIDTIAHQTAIKNGGRTIAVMGSGVNIIYPSENAALAKQILENGALISECAIDAGPRPENFPRRNRILSGLTLGTLVTEAGEGSGALITADYALEQDREVFAVPGSILSPQSSGTNRLIQQGAKLVRRAGDVLEELNVRAVAGQLEFKEVLPENDTEQQLIKYLGVEPVHIDEICRSSGMPTPLVSSTLAMMELKGMVKQTGGMNYCRTRQIKENLS from the coding sequence TTGAGCGAGCTGTCTTTAACCGCCTGCCATGTAGGGTTTAGTCTCATCCCGGGTATCGGGCGGGTACGCTTATCTCTATTGGAAAACCACTTTGGTGATCTGGCAACCGCCTGGCGGGCCGAGGTGCCGGAACTGGCAATGTCCGGCATCGATTCCGGCACCCTCAAGGCTATCGCCTACTGGCGTCCGAGGATCGATCCTGAGCGTGAACTGGAAAAAGCGGCTAACTCCGGCGTTCAGGTGTTGACCGTCGCTGACAAAGGCTACCCTTCCCGCCTCAAAGAGATTTACGATTATCCCCCGGTACTTTATGTAAAGGGCGGGATTTTGCCGGAGGATGAACTGTCGGTGGCCGTTGTCGGCACCAGAAAACCCACCGTCTACGGCCGCCAGGTTACCGAAGAACTTGTGACTGAACTGACCCGCAACCGTATCACTATCGCCAGCGGACTGGCCCGGGGCATAGACACCATCGCTCATCAGACCGCTATTAAAAACGGCGGCCGCACCATCGCGGTCATGGGAAGCGGCGTTAATATCATCTACCCTTCGGAAAACGCCGCGCTGGCCAAACAAATATTGGAAAACGGGGCTCTGATTTCAGAGTGTGCTATTGACGCGGGGCCGCGCCCGGAGAATTTTCCCCGTCGCAACCGGATACTTTCCGGACTAACCCTAGGCACACTGGTCACTGAAGCCGGCGAAGGTTCCGGCGCCCTCATCACCGCGGATTATGCCCTTGAACAGGACCGTGAGGTCTTTGCGGTACCGGGCAGCATCCTGTCGCCCCAAAGCTCGGGAACCAACCGGCTGATCCAGCAGGGCGCCAAGCTGGTCCGCAGGGCTGGAGATGTGTTGGAGGAACTCAATGTCAGAGCTGTTGCCGGCCAGCTTGAATTCAAAGAAGTCTTGCCGGAAAATGACACTGAGCAACAACTTATAAAGTACCTGGGCGTCGAGCCGGTCCATATCGATGAAATCTGCCGTTCTTCCGGAATGCCAACTCCCTTGGTAAGCAGTACTCTTGCGATGATGGAACTCAAAGGCATGGTCAAACAAACTGGCGGTATGAACTACTGCCGGACGCGCCAGATTAAGGAGAACTTGAGTTAA
- the fabF gene encoding beta-ketoacyl-ACP synthase II translates to MTDNRLKPDYARRVVITGIGMVSPLGLDTATTWDGLTNGKNGIENLTLFDASPLETHFGGECKGFEPGNYINKKDVRRMDRFAQLAVAAARMAVDESKIDVAARGDEIGVIVGSGIGGLTTLFDQARVYIEKGPSKVSPFLIPMMISDIAAAQIAISMGLKGPNFCTTSACSSGSDAIGTAYESIREGRADTMLAGGSESGMNLLAFAAFNALNALSTANDDPHHASRPFDAGRTGFVMSEGATVVVLEELNTALARGANIYAEVIGYGSSCDAFHIVQPIETGEGAARAMRMAIKRAGIDPTEIDYINAHGTSTQLNDKMETSAIKQVLGDHAYKVSISSTKSMLGHLIGGAGAIECAICALTIKNGIIPPTINYTTPDPDCDLDYTPNVAKHKEVRTTLSNSFGFGGHNSVLILRKYE, encoded by the coding sequence ATGACCGATAATCGTCTAAAACCTGATTACGCCCGCCGGGTTGTCATTACCGGAATCGGCATGGTCAGCCCGCTGGGACTGGATACCGCTACTACCTGGGACGGTCTTACCAACGGTAAAAACGGCATCGAGAACCTGACGCTTTTCGACGCGTCGCCTCTCGAGACCCATTTTGGCGGGGAGTGCAAGGGTTTTGAGCCGGGAAACTATATCAACAAGAAAGACGTTCGCCGCATGGACCGGTTCGCGCAACTGGCCGTTGCCGCGGCGAGGATGGCGGTCGACGAATCGAAGATCGACGTCGCCGCCAGGGGCGATGAGATCGGCGTTATCGTCGGTTCCGGAATCGGCGGACTGACCACCCTGTTCGATCAGGCTCGCGTTTACATCGAGAAAGGACCTTCCAAAGTCAGCCCTTTCCTTATCCCGATGATGATCTCCGATATTGCCGCGGCGCAGATCGCCATTTCAATGGGTCTTAAAGGTCCTAACTTCTGCACAACCTCGGCTTGTTCTTCCGGCTCCGACGCCATCGGCACCGCCTACGAAAGCATCCGAGAAGGCCGAGCCGATACCATGCTGGCCGGCGGCAGCGAGAGCGGTATGAACCTGCTGGCTTTTGCCGCCTTCAACGCCCTGAATGCCCTTTCGACGGCCAATGACGACCCGCATCACGCCTCCCGGCCTTTCGATGCCGGCCGAACCGGATTCGTCATGAGCGAGGGCGCCACGGTGGTCGTCCTCGAGGAACTCAATACCGCGCTTGCCCGCGGCGCAAACATCTATGCCGAGGTTATTGGTTATGGTTCTTCCTGCGACGCCTTCCATATCGTCCAGCCCATCGAAACCGGGGAAGGCGCTGCCAGGGCAATGAGAATGGCGATCAAGCGGGCCGGTATCGATCCGACCGAAATCGACTACATCAACGCGCACGGCACGTCGACGCAATTGAACGACAAAATGGAGACATCGGCTATAAAGCAAGTATTAGGCGATCACGCCTATAAAGTCTCCATATCTTCAACCAAGTCGATGCTGGGTCACCTGATCGGCGGCGCCGGCGCTATTGAATGCGCCATCTGCGCGCTTACCATAAAAAATGGTATAATCCCGCCGACGATCAACTACACAACACCCGATCCGGATTGCGATCTTGATTACACGCCCAATGTGGCTAAGCATAAAGAGGTGCGGACGACCCTGTCGAACTCCTTCGGGTTCGGCGGCCACAACTCCGTGCTCATTCTGCGAAAATACGAGTAG
- the recJ gene encoding single-stranded-DNA-specific exonuclease RecJ, with amino-acid sequence MRGARWQVASTEVPPELAGRYPALMVRIMAGRGIRTLEAAELFLAGDARLSHDPMLLPDIHPAMARIYRAILTGERIAVYGDFDTDGITATALMVTGLRCLGAEVKPYIPHRLTEGYGLKTEALKKLADEGVTLVVSVDCGITAVNEVKAARGLGLDIVVTDHHLPLEALPPAVAVIDPKRADSSYPFQELAGVGVAFKVVEALFAGMGRPLPKEHFLELTAIGTIADIMPLTGENRYLVKEGLKHLNDHPSPGLQQIINLSHLRAGQLNSESISWTVAPRLNAAGRLEHAMAGYELLMAPSAAEAGDLAAMLEDRNAERQRLTAKFVTRAREKVLSGPLPLLLFVEDEECPPGILGLVAGRLTDEFYRPSIVVRREDGAAIASCRSIPGFNITEAIDRCGHLLSHYGGHAQAAGFSLGSEKLPELSRLISEIAAKQMASVDLQPILMIDAEARLHELGGNMYQVLNRLAPFGEGNRPPLFVSKCVTVTDYRTMGANQEHIKMRLTQGGAVWEAVAFRQAEELKKVLPDPVDVVYNLELDKFNGRETLRLNIVDFAPAS; translated from the coding sequence TTGCGCGGCGCCCGCTGGCAGGTAGCTTCAACCGAAGTGCCTCCCGAACTTGCCGGGCGCTACCCGGCGCTGATGGTCCGGATCATGGCCGGCCGCGGCATCAGGACCCTTGAAGCTGCTGAATTGTTCCTCGCCGGGGATGCCCGGTTGTCCCATGACCCGATGCTCTTGCCTGATATTCATCCGGCGATGGCCCGGATTTACCGGGCTATCCTGACGGGAGAACGCATCGCCGTCTATGGAGACTTCGACACCGACGGCATCACGGCGACGGCGCTCATGGTCACCGGGCTCAGGTGTCTCGGCGCTGAGGTCAAACCGTACATTCCGCATCGGCTTACTGAGGGCTACGGCTTGAAAACCGAGGCTTTAAAGAAGCTTGCCGACGAAGGCGTTACCCTGGTGGTCAGCGTTGACTGCGGTATCACCGCGGTAAACGAGGTCAAGGCTGCCAGGGGACTGGGATTGGACATTGTCGTCACCGATCACCATTTACCTTTGGAAGCGCTGCCTCCCGCGGTGGCGGTTATCGACCCCAAACGCGCTGATTCTTCCTACCCTTTTCAGGAACTCGCGGGTGTCGGCGTCGCTTTCAAGGTCGTCGAAGCCCTTTTCGCGGGGATGGGCAGACCCCTGCCGAAAGAGCATTTCCTCGAGTTGACCGCGATAGGCACCATCGCCGATATCATGCCGCTGACAGGCGAGAACCGTTATCTGGTCAAAGAGGGATTGAAACACCTCAACGATCATCCGTCGCCCGGGCTGCAGCAAATCATCAACCTCTCCCACCTCCGCGCCGGGCAACTGAACTCGGAGAGCATTTCCTGGACGGTAGCTCCCAGGCTCAACGCCGCCGGCCGGCTGGAACATGCCATGGCCGGATACGAACTGTTGATGGCGCCATCCGCCGCCGAGGCGGGTGACCTGGCTGCGATGCTCGAAGACCGCAACGCTGAACGCCAGCGGCTGACCGCAAAGTTTGTCACCCGGGCACGGGAAAAGGTCCTGTCCGGTCCGCTGCCACTGCTGCTTTTCGTTGAGGACGAAGAGTGTCCCCCCGGCATCCTGGGCCTGGTCGCCGGGCGGCTGACCGATGAATTCTATCGCCCCAGTATCGTCGTCCGCCGCGAAGACGGGGCGGCTATCGCCAGCTGCCGCTCAATTCCCGGTTTCAACATCACCGAAGCCATCGACCGCTGCGGTCACCTTCTAAGCCATTACGGCGGTCACGCCCAGGCCGCGGGTTTTAGCTTGGGCTCCGAAAAATTGCCGGAACTCTCACGGCTCATCTCCGAAATCGCGGCCAAGCAGATGGCGAGCGTCGATCTTCAGCCCATACTCATGATCGACGCCGAAGCCCGGCTGCATGAACTGGGCGGCAACATGTACCAGGTACTGAACCGGCTTGCGCCGTTCGGCGAAGGCAACCGACCGCCGCTGTTCGTGTCGAAATGCGTCACTGTCACCGATTACAGGACCATGGGTGCCAACCAGGAACATATCAAAATGCGTCTCACCCAGGGTGGCGCGGTATGGGAGGCGGTAGCCTTCCGCCAAGCCGAGGAGTTGAAAAAAGTTCTTCCCGATCCGGTGGATGTGGTATATAATCTGGAACTTGACAAGTTCAACGGCCGGGAAACACTTCGACTGAATATCGTGGATTTCGCGCCGGCGAGCTGA
- a CDS encoding glycerol-3-phosphate acyltransferase, protein MAIILALAAAYLVGSVPLAYLMGRWIKHIDIRQVGSKNMGTMNTFYEVGFLPGLLVMTFDIGKGAVAIAIARALDTPQLVELLAGVFAVLGHVLPVWLKFKGGKGGATCIGALVFLMPWGVPIYAAAFGLFLLITRFPTFSYSAAFVIFPVIGWLIYHSVVFVIYPAVLLAIPGFQYIVRVKQIGEKSTSLKDAIFRKSLRDRR, encoded by the coding sequence ATGGCAATAATACTTGCCCTGGCGGCAGCCTATCTGGTTGGCAGCGTCCCGCTTGCCTATCTCATGGGTCGATGGATAAAGCACATCGACATCCGTCAGGTGGGCTCCAAAAACATGGGCACGATGAATACCTTTTACGAGGTCGGATTCCTGCCCGGTCTTCTGGTCATGACTTTCGACATCGGCAAGGGAGCCGTGGCAATCGCCATCGCAAGGGCGCTCGACACCCCCCAGCTTGTGGAACTGCTGGCCGGGGTCTTTGCCGTTCTGGGGCACGTGCTGCCCGTATGGCTGAAGTTCAAGGGCGGCAAAGGCGGGGCGACGTGTATCGGGGCGCTGGTGTTCCTCATGCCCTGGGGGGTCCCGATCTACGCGGCGGCTTTTGGCTTGTTCCTTCTCATCACCCGGTTCCCCACCTTCAGCTACAGCGCCGCGTTTGTGATTTTCCCGGTTATCGGCTGGTTGATCTACCACTCGGTGGTGTTCGTGATCTATCCGGCGGTGTTGCTGGCCATTCCCGGCTTCCAATACATCGTCAGGGTCAAGCAGATCGGGGAGAAATCAACCAGCCTGAAAGACGCTATCTTCCGGAAGAGCCTGCGGGACAGGCGCTAG